In Methanothermus fervidus DSM 2088, a single genomic region encodes these proteins:
- a CDS encoding conserved hypothetical protein (KEGG: mvu:Metvu_1173 hypothetical protein~SPTR: C9RHH9 Putative uncharacterized protein), with protein sequence MMPMPYAINYNAMIVGILSAPVIGFIVGFIISGLAAVIYNYLSPKIGGIKVEVK encoded by the coding sequence ATGATGCCAATGCCTTATGCAATTAATTATAATGCAATGATTGTTGGGATACTCAGTGCACCTGTAATTGGATTTATAGTCGGATTCATAATTTCTGGATTGGCAGCAGTAATCTACAATTACTTATCACCCAAAATTGGCGGAATAAAAGTAGAGGTGAAATAA
- a CDS encoding Imidazoleglycerol-phosphate dehydratase (COGs: COG0131 Imidazoleglycerol-phosphate dehydratase~InterPro IPR020565: IPR020568: IPR000807~KEGG: csc:Csac_2023 imidazoleglycerol-phosphate dehydratase~PFAM: imidazoleglycerol-phosphate dehydratase~PRIAM: Imidazoleglycerol-phosphate dehydratase~SPTR: Q50504 Imidazoleglycerol-phosphate dehydratase~PFAM: Imidazoleglycerol-phosphate dehydratase) has protein sequence MRKCKIERETLETKISILLNLDGDGKYKINTSLRFLDHLLETFAKYGNFNIEITSKGDIDVDDHHLVEDIGIVLGRAFKKCTGSKKGIKRISSAIVPMDDSLAMVAVDISGRAFFKIKGSFKREKIGDVSTENIPHFLDSFAKNYGITLHCEVEGVNDHHKAEALFKALGIAISDALTLEDNKIKSTKGLLD, from the coding sequence ATGAGGAAATGTAAAATTGAGAGAGAAACATTGGAAACAAAAATATCAATATTATTAAATTTGGATGGCGATGGAAAATATAAAATAAATACATCTTTAAGATTTCTTGATCATTTATTAGAGACATTTGCAAAATATGGTAATTTTAACATCGAAATAACTTCTAAAGGTGACATAGATGTTGATGATCACCATTTAGTTGAAGATATAGGAATCGTACTTGGTAGAGCATTTAAAAAATGTACTGGTAGTAAGAAAGGTATAAAAAGAATATCAAGTGCTATTGTACCTATGGACGACTCATTAGCTATGGTTGCCGTAGATATAAGTGGAAGAGCATTTTTTAAAATAAAAGGTAGTTTTAAAAGAGAAAAAATTGGAGATGTTTCAACAGAAAACATTCCTCATTTTTTAGATAGTTTTGCAAAAAATTATGGAATCACCTTACATTGTGAAGTTGAGGGTGTAAATGATCACCATAAAGCAGAAGCATTGTTTAAAGCATTGGGAATTGCAATTTCAGATGCACTTACTTTAGAGGATAACAAGATTAAAAGTACTAAGGGATTACTTGATTGA
- a CDS encoding putative transcriptional regulator, ModE family (COGs: COG2005 N-terminal domain of molybdenum-binding protein~InterPro IPR008995: IPR000847: IPR005116: IPR011991~KEGG: msi:Msm_1207 molybdate transport system regulatory protein~PFAM: regulatory protein LysR; TOBE domain protein~SPTR: B9AFI9 Putative uncharacterized protein~PFAM: TOBE domain; Bacterial regulatory helix-turn-helix protein, lysR family~TIGRFAM: ModE molybdate transport repressor domain; molybdenum-pterin binding domain) produces the protein MRYQLQIEGKVVTIDERKIRLLRGIKRYGSIKKASENCRIPYRTALKYIKSMEDELESKIVITKRGGLGGGGKTRLTTTGERILLEYQKLNYLIKKHKHVNELEGVVKKIDKSKRLMIIGVDNIEIEVPLDPKVKEGDEVIVFIDPEDIFITLDIHKSSVRNIIKAKIVGVKVKNGIVSLKLLANNLHFFADITKYSWDKLKLDLEDEVYIGFKALSTAVIKKI, from the coding sequence TTGAGGTATCAATTACAAATTGAAGGTAAAGTTGTAACGATTGACGAAAGAAAAATTAGATTACTCCGAGGTATTAAAAGATATGGTTCAATTAAAAAGGCATCGGAAAATTGTAGAATTCCATATAGGACAGCGTTAAAGTATATTAAATCTATGGAAGATGAATTAGAGTCTAAGATAGTTATTACAAAAAGAGGTGGGCTTGGAGGAGGAGGGAAAACTAGATTAACAACTACTGGTGAGAGAATCTTACTTGAATATCAAAAATTGAATTATTTGATTAAAAAGCACAAACATGTAAATGAGTTGGAGGGTGTTGTAAAGAAGATAGATAAATCTAAGAGATTAATGATCATTGGTGTCGATAACATTGAAATTGAAGTCCCTTTAGATCCTAAAGTAAAAGAGGGAGATGAAGTTATAGTTTTCATAGATCCTGAGGATATTTTTATAACTTTAGATATACATAAATCAAGTGTTAGAAATATTATAAAAGCAAAAATAGTTGGTGTCAAAGTAAAAAATGGAATTGTAAGTTTAAAGTTGCTAGCTAATAATCTACATTTCTTTGCAGATATAACTAAATATTCGTGGGATAAATTAAAGTTAGATTTAGAAGATGAGGTTTACATAGGATTTAAAGCTTTATCTACAGCTGTTATAAAGAAAATATAA
- a CDS encoding 4Fe-4S ferredoxin iron-sulfur binding domain protein (InterPro IPR017896: IPR017900: IPR001450~KEGG: mth:MTH1468 ferredoxin~PFAM: 4Fe-4S ferredoxin iron-sulfur binding domain protein~SPTR: Q7LYB2 Ferredoxin) yields MKIIVNDKCNSCGVCRLVCPKGGKIWKINKKAKATNLEYCHLCMICATRCPTQAIKIIR; encoded by the coding sequence ATGAAAATAATTGTAAATGATAAATGTAATAGTTGTGGTGTATGTAGGCTGGTATGTCCAAAAGGTGGTAAAATTTGGAAAATTAATAAAAAAGCAAAAGCAACAAATTTAGAATATTGTCATCTATGTATGATATGTGCTACCAGGTGCCCCACACAAGCAATAAAAATAATAAGATGA
- a CDS encoding conserved hypothetical protein (KEGG: mja:MJ0758 hypothetical protein~SPTR: Q58168 Uncharacterized protein MJ0758): MEKRHVFLNSLFYGINSALYELLGESGKTVGMTVAKHMKKFLERHGYIQDKMNISDLKNLFLKFNLAESFEIKENDKNVILIVKKPYLSEFLQEMLKEGKTPYICPYVHLMSLLYMDITGKKISFDRPYIDKDEVQLIFKVYQ; this comes from the coding sequence ATGGAAAAAAGACATGTATTCCTTAATTCACTATTTTATGGCATTAATTCTGCATTATATGAATTATTAGGTGAAAGTGGAAAAACTGTAGGCATGACAGTCGCAAAACATATGAAGAAATTTCTTGAAAGGCATGGTTACATACAAGACAAAATGAATATCAGCGACTTAAAAAATTTATTTTTAAAATTTAACTTAGCAGAAAGTTTTGAAATAAAAGAAAATGACAAAAATGTTATATTAATTGTTAAAAAACCTTATTTAAGTGAATTTTTGCAGGAAATGTTAAAAGAAGGTAAAACTCCATATATATGTCCCTATGTACATCTGATGTCTCTGCTCTATATGGATATCACTGGGAAAAAAATTTCATTTGACAGACCCTATATAGACAAAGATGAAGTACAGCTTATTTTTAAAGTTTATCAGTGA
- a CDS encoding IMP cyclohydrolase (COGs: COG3363 IMP cyclohydrolase~InterPro IPR010191: IPR020600~KEGG: mst:Msp_1398 IMP cyclohydrolase~PFAM: Inosine monophosphate cyclohydrolase-like~PRIAM: IMP cyclohydrolase~SPTR: Q2NEI3 IMP cyclohydrolase~TIGRFAM: IMP cyclohydrolase~PFAM: IMP cyclohydrolase-like protein~TIGRFAM: IMP cyclohydrolase) yields the protein MYVGRFLVVGSNENGYYVAYRVSSRSFPNRVAKIFKNKISIVPKEGHEEEIFKNPYISYNCIRIVDDVAVVSNGSHTDIIAEKIESGMNMKDAMTLALLVFDYEKDEYNTPRIAGVINNKKGYIGIVTKDFIRIEKIKPMKSYYIAVYKHNVPKEVKFEAKNAKEAVDFILNKGIFKKFTHPVTAAAAFKKEKWEMYARCLNAEN from the coding sequence TTGTATGTTGGAAGATTTTTAGTTGTTGGAAGCAATGAAAATGGATATTATGTAGCATATCGTGTGTCTAGTAGATCCTTTCCAAATAGAGTAGCAAAAATATTTAAAAATAAAATAAGTATTGTTCCTAAAGAAGGACATGAAGAAGAAATTTTTAAAAATCCATATATTTCCTATAATTGTATAAGAATAGTTGATGATGTTGCAGTTGTTTCAAATGGATCACACACAGATATTATAGCTGAAAAGATTGAATCAGGCATGAACATGAAGGATGCAATGACTTTAGCACTTCTTGTTTTTGATTATGAAAAAGATGAATATAATACACCAAGAATTGCAGGTGTAATAAATAATAAAAAAGGATACATAGGAATTGTTACAAAAGATTTCATAAGAATCGAAAAAATTAAACCAATGAAATCATATTATATAGCAGTGTATAAGCATAATGTACCTAAAGAAGTAAAATTTGAAGCAAAAAATGCTAAAGAAGCTGTAGATTTTATTTTAAATAAAGGTATTTTTAAGAAATTTACACATCCAGTAACTGCTGCAGCTGCTTTTAAAAAAGAAAAATGGGAAATGTATGCAAGGTGCTTAAATGCAGAAAATTGA
- a CDS encoding coenzyme F420-0 gamma-glutamyl ligase (COGs: COG1478 conserved hypothetical protein~InterPro IPR008225: IPR002847~KEGG: mth:MTH1019 F420-0--gamma-glutamyl ligase~PFAM: protein of unknown function DUF129~SPTR: O27098 F420-0:gamma-glutamyl ligase~TIGRFAM: F420-dependent oxidoreductase~PFAM: F420-0:Gamma-glutamyl ligase~TIGRFAM: F420-0:gamma-glutamyl ligase): MQKIELIGIKLPMIKKGDDLGKLIIKCAEKEKVGIKNNDIIVVAETIVSKAEGNLIDLNKVECSEFAKKLARKINKDPKLVEVILRESEELVKIGHDFVITETHHGFVCANAGVDESNVKKGFAKPLPKDPDKSAKTIYNKIKKETGKDIAVIISDTQGRPFRDGGIGVAVGVAGINPLWDRRGEKDLYGRKLKTTKIAVADEIASAASMVMGQANEGIPVVIVRGYKFDHLKGDGNAKLLLRKKEYDVFR, from the coding sequence ATGCAGAAAATTGAACTAATAGGTATTAAATTACCAATGATTAAAAAAGGAGATGATTTAGGTAAATTAATAATAAAATGTGCAGAAAAGGAAAAGGTAGGAATAAAGAATAATGATATTATTGTTGTCGCTGAGACAATTGTGTCTAAAGCAGAAGGTAATTTAATAGATTTAAATAAAGTTGAATGTAGTGAATTTGCTAAAAAACTCGCAAGAAAGATAAATAAAGATCCTAAATTAGTGGAAGTTATTTTAAGAGAATCTGAAGAGTTGGTAAAGATAGGTCATGATTTTGTAATTACAGAAACCCATCATGGTTTTGTATGTGCAAATGCAGGTGTAGATGAGTCCAACGTTAAAAAAGGTTTTGCAAAACCACTTCCCAAAGATCCAGATAAAAGTGCTAAAACGATTTATAATAAAATAAAAAAAGAAACTGGGAAAGATATAGCTGTAATAATATCAGATACACAAGGGAGACCATTTAGAGATGGAGGAATAGGTGTTGCAGTTGGAGTGGCAGGAATAAATCCACTATGGGACAGAAGGGGTGAAAAAGATCTTTATGGCCGAAAATTAAAAACAACGAAAATTGCGGTGGCAGATGAAATTGCTTCGGCAGCATCAATGGTTATGGGGCAAGCAAATGAAGGAATACCCGTAGTTATAGTACGTGGATATAAATTTGATCATCTTAAAGGCGATGGAAACGCTAAACTTTTATTAAGAAAAAAAGAATATGATGTGTTTAGATGA
- a CDS encoding DNA polymerase beta domain protein region (COGs: COG1665 conserved hypothetical protein~InterPro IPR002934~KEGG: mth:MTH1231 hypothetical protein~PFAM: DNA polymerase beta domain protein region~SPTR: O27299 Conserved protein~PFAM: Nucleotidyltransferase domain) — MRSRPRDFIYTKDDLFFATVSYLHPKDRFIAFLRYVPDPNGDRQINNKKYSKVNSKEAYELLENTEYIYYHNNIKMLSVPKRKVKKILQPNEKLKKILNENPEVELLQKVIKLAEIFHDEVGLQYKYMGVSGSILPGLYDPKKSDIDFVIYGLKNHKIVREKLAEIKNKNHGLRDLDLKTWKKVYKKRIKDNTLSFKEFCWYERRKNNRGLIDGTLFDVLATRKWSEIEGKWEEIKYKQIADIKLECTVVDDIASFDTPAVYKVENTKVLKGPDVGANIDEVVSFTHTYAGQAKNGEKIVVKGKLEKMIGKEKYRAVVGTTREAIGEYIKLKTKNGT; from the coding sequence GTGAGATCTAGACCACGTGATTTTATATACACGAAAGATGACCTCTTTTTTGCAACTGTGTCTTATTTACATCCTAAAGATAGATTTATAGCATTTTTAAGATATGTTCCAGATCCTAATGGTGATAGGCAAATAAACAACAAAAAATATTCAAAGGTAAATTCAAAGGAAGCCTACGAACTTCTAGAAAATACTGAGTACATTTATTATCACAATAATATCAAAATGTTATCAGTTCCTAAAAGAAAGGTTAAAAAAATACTACAACCAAATGAAAAACTAAAGAAAATTTTAAACGAAAATCCTGAGGTGGAATTGCTCCAAAAAGTTATAAAACTTGCAGAAATTTTTCATGATGAAGTAGGACTTCAATATAAATATATGGGAGTCTCTGGTTCTATATTACCAGGACTTTATGATCCAAAAAAATCTGATATTGATTTTGTTATTTATGGCTTGAAAAATCATAAAATAGTTAGAGAAAAACTTGCAGAAATAAAAAATAAAAATCATGGCTTGAGAGATTTAGATTTGAAGACTTGGAAAAAAGTGTATAAAAAACGTATAAAAGATAATACATTATCATTCAAAGAATTTTGCTGGTATGAAAGAAGAAAAAATAACAGAGGATTGATAGATGGAACTTTATTTGATGTCTTAGCAACGAGGAAATGGAGTGAAATAGAAGGTAAATGGGAAGAAATAAAGTATAAACAAATTGCTGATATAAAGCTTGAATGTACAGTTGTCGATGATATAGCATCATTTGATACACCTGCCGTATATAAAGTTGAAAATACGAAGGTTTTAAAGGGTCCTGATGTTGGTGCAAACATTGATGAAGTAGTTTCATTTACACATACTTATGCAGGCCAGGCAAAGAATGGTGAAAAAATTGTTGTAAAAGGAAAATTAGAGAAAATGATTGGTAAAGAAAAATATAGAGCAGTGGTAGGCACAACAAGAGAAGCAATAGGTGAATATATTAAATTAAAAACTAAAAACGGGACATAA